A region of Ictalurus furcatus strain D&B chromosome 1, Billie_1.0, whole genome shotgun sequence DNA encodes the following proteins:
- the cxcr3.1 gene encoding C-X-C chemokine receptor type 3.1 isoform X2 gives MEVIQGSELTNMNINDSYDDYYDNDTNCCGVVCDQNTSMHFEAIFIPILYSVAFVLGLMGNGLVLVVLCQKRRTWNVTDVFVLHLSVADMLLLLTLPLWAADAATGEIFNTGFCKFSGVVFRVNFYCSIFLLACISLDRYFSVVHAVQMYSRTRPKQVQLSCLAVWFFCLLLSIPDWIYLEAQHDSRRGRSECTHIYTSSTLRLLSRVLYHVLGFLLPAIVLLYCYSRVLMRLQSGSQGVQKQRAVRVVLALVMAFFISWTPYNITLLVDTLYTNQSSNSTTCEATTALDIALTATSVLGYLHCCVNPILYAFVGVKFRRHLLDLIKPFRYRLQTRVDTVSRKSSVWSADTSQTSAF, from the exons ATGGAGGTTATTCAAGGTTCTGAACTAACCAACATGAACATTAATGACAGCTATGATGACTATTATGATAACGACACAAATTGCTGTGGAGTGGTGTGTGATCAGAACACAAGTATGCATTTTGAAGCCATCTTCATCCCCATTCTGTACTCTGTTGCGTttgtgctggggctgatgggtaacgGCCTGGTGCTGGTTGTGCTGTGCCAGAAGAGGCGTACATGGAATGTGACAGATGTCTTCGTCCTACACCTGAGCGTGGCCGACATGCTGTTACTCCTCACTCTGCCACTCTGGGCAGCGGATGCAGCGACTGGAGAGATTTTTAATACCGGTTTCTGCAAATTCTCTGGAGTGGTGTTTAGG GTCAACTTCTACTGCAGTATCTTCCTGCTGGCCTGCATCAGCCTTGATCGATATTTTTCTGTAGTTCATGCAGTGCAGATGTACTCACGCACAAGACCAAAGCAGGTACAGCTCAGCTGCCTGGCTGTTTGGTTCTTCTGTCTTCTTCTCTCCATTCCTGACTGGATCTACCTGGAAGCTCAACATGACTCTAGACGAGGTAGATCTGAGTGTACTCACATTTACACATCCTCCACATTGCGTCTGCTGTCACGGGTGCTCTACCATGTGTTGGGCTTTTTGCTTCCCGCCATTGTTCTACTCTACTGTTACTCTCGTGTCCTGATGCGGCTACAGTCCGGATCTCAGGGTGTGCAGAAGCAAAGGGCTGTACGAGTTGTCCTTGCCTTAGTGATGGCATTTTTCATCTCCTGGACACCCTACAACATCACCCTGCTGGTGGACACTCTGTACACCAACCAAAGCAGCAATAGCACAACCTGTGAAGCCACAACAGCGCTGGACATTGCCTTAACTGCCACCTCTGTTTTGGGCTACCTGCACTGCTGTGTGAACCCGATACTCTATGCGTTTGTTGGAGTGAAGTTTCGGCGCCATCTGTTGGACTTGATAAAGCCGTTCAGATATAGACTGCAAACCCGCGTGGATACAGTGTCTCGTAAGAGCTCTGTGTGGTCAGCAGACACATCACAAACCTCAGCTTTCTGA
- the cxcr3.1 gene encoding C-X-C chemokine receptor type 3.1 isoform X1 produces MLWIVVLLEGPPTSHLHHPGGYQQILLKNLPKMEVIQGSELTNMNINDSYDDYYDNDTNCCGVVCDQNTSMHFEAIFIPILYSVAFVLGLMGNGLVLVVLCQKRRTWNVTDVFVLHLSVADMLLLLTLPLWAADAATGEIFNTGFCKFSGVVFRVNFYCSIFLLACISLDRYFSVVHAVQMYSRTRPKQVQLSCLAVWFFCLLLSIPDWIYLEAQHDSRRGRSECTHIYTSSTLRLLSRVLYHVLGFLLPAIVLLYCYSRVLMRLQSGSQGVQKQRAVRVVLALVMAFFISWTPYNITLLVDTLYTNQSSNSTTCEATTALDIALTATSVLGYLHCCVNPILYAFVGVKFRRHLLDLIKPFRYRLQTRVDTVSRKSSVWSADTSQTSAF; encoded by the exons atgctttggatcgttgtcctgctggaaggtccacccacgtctcatcttcatcatcctggtggatatcagcagattcttctcaagaatctcccg AAAATGGAGGTTATTCAAGGTTCTGAACTAACCAACATGAACATTAATGACAGCTATGATGACTATTATGATAACGACACAAATTGCTGTGGAGTGGTGTGTGATCAGAACACAAGTATGCATTTTGAAGCCATCTTCATCCCCATTCTGTACTCTGTTGCGTttgtgctggggctgatgggtaacgGCCTGGTGCTGGTTGTGCTGTGCCAGAAGAGGCGTACATGGAATGTGACAGATGTCTTCGTCCTACACCTGAGCGTGGCCGACATGCTGTTACTCCTCACTCTGCCACTCTGGGCAGCGGATGCAGCGACTGGAGAGATTTTTAATACCGGTTTCTGCAAATTCTCTGGAGTGGTGTTTAGG GTCAACTTCTACTGCAGTATCTTCCTGCTGGCCTGCATCAGCCTTGATCGATATTTTTCTGTAGTTCATGCAGTGCAGATGTACTCACGCACAAGACCAAAGCAGGTACAGCTCAGCTGCCTGGCTGTTTGGTTCTTCTGTCTTCTTCTCTCCATTCCTGACTGGATCTACCTGGAAGCTCAACATGACTCTAGACGAGGTAGATCTGAGTGTACTCACATTTACACATCCTCCACATTGCGTCTGCTGTCACGGGTGCTCTACCATGTGTTGGGCTTTTTGCTTCCCGCCATTGTTCTACTCTACTGTTACTCTCGTGTCCTGATGCGGCTACAGTCCGGATCTCAGGGTGTGCAGAAGCAAAGGGCTGTACGAGTTGTCCTTGCCTTAGTGATGGCATTTTTCATCTCCTGGACACCCTACAACATCACCCTGCTGGTGGACACTCTGTACACCAACCAAAGCAGCAATAGCACAACCTGTGAAGCCACAACAGCGCTGGACATTGCCTTAACTGCCACCTCTGTTTTGGGCTACCTGCACTGCTGTGTGAACCCGATACTCTATGCGTTTGTTGGAGTGAAGTTTCGGCGCCATCTGTTGGACTTGATAAAGCCGTTCAGATATAGACTGCAAACCCGCGTGGATACAGTGTCTCGTAAGAGCTCTGTGTGGTCAGCAGACACATCACAAACCTCAGCTTTCTGA